CTATCGCGCCGAAACCCAGGCGGCAGGCCTCGTCCAGGAAGGCGTCCACGCCGCCGACCCCCTGCTTGCGGATGACATATTCGAGGAACTGGCCGCCGATGAAGGGGGCGATGTCGTGGTCGCGGTAGGTCGCCAGTTTGCGGCGGAGGTAACTTTCTTCGTAGAGCCGCGCGGTTCCGACGACGATCTTGGCAAGGTCGACATGCGGCGCCACCAGGCCAAGCAGCGAGGCCTGCGATTCGATCGGCATGCCCCAGTCCATCATCATCGTCAGGCCTTGCCTGCGGGGCTTTGTCCTGCTGCGCCCGGCAGGCAGCGGCACCATCGTGAAAACTTCGGCCATCGGTCATGCTCCGCTGTGATGCCCCTGACGCGATCTCCCGACACCCGCCCTCTCTCGGGGGGCCAGGTTCCGCATCCTCCGATTGACATCTATATAGCTATAACTTATTACCGGCAACATCGACGTGGGCCGATCGATCGGATTGCGGTTTTCGAGCGCCTCGGGCCAATGCCTAGAACGGTCGAGCCGCCCTGGCTGCGCATGAAGGAATGTGATGTTCGATTTGTTGCTGCGAGGCGGACGGGTGATCGATCCGGTCCGGAATTTCGACGCCATCGCCGATGTCGGCTTGCGCGACGGCGTGGTCGCGGCAGTCGGCCCGAGCCTGCCGGACGACGGCTGTCGCGACGTGCGCGACGTGAGCGGCAGGCTGGTCCTGCCGGGCATCGTCGACCTGCACACGCATGTCTATTGGGGCGGCACCTCGCTGGGCGTCGACGCGGAGGAAGTCGCCTATGACAGCGTGACGGCCACGCTCGTCGACGCAGGCAGCGCCGGTCCCGGCAATTTCCCCGGGTTCCGGCGGCACGTGATAGAACGGGTCGCCCCGCGTGTCCTGTCCTACATCAATGTTTCCTTCGCAGGCATCTTCGGCTTCAGCGACGCCGTGCGGATCGGTGAATGCGAGGATGTTCGGCTCCTCAACGTGCGCGAATGCGTGCGGGTCGCCAGGGAACACGCCGATGTCATCGTCGGCGTGAAGGTTCGCGTCGGGATGATCGCCGGCGGCGGCAGCAGCATCGCCCCGCTCGACATCGCGATCGAAGCGGCGGAGGAACTGGGCCTTCCGGTCATGACGCATCTCGACTTTCCGCCGCCGACACGCCGCGAGGTGCTGGAGAGACTGCGCCGCGGCGACATTCTCACCCATTGCTTCAGGTCCTTCCCCAATGCCCCGTCGACCCGTGACGGCGCGGTTAGGGAGGAAGTCCTCGCCGCCCGCGAGCGCGGGGTACTCTTCGACGTGGGCCACGGACGGGGCGCCTTCGGCTTCGGCACGGCAAGGGCAATGCTTGCGAACGGCTTCATGCCCGACGTGATCTCCAGCGATCTGCACGCGCTATGCATCGCGCCCGACTTCGACCTGCTCATCACGATGTCGAAGTTCCTCTGCCTCGGCATACCGCTGGCGGATGTCGTGCGGTGCGTGACGAGCGCTCCGGCATCCGCCCTCCGGCGCAAGGACTTGGGCAGCCTCGAGCCTGGCGTCGCCACCGACGTCTCCATCGTCGAGTTGCTGGAGGGCGACTTCGAGTATCGCGATGTCGACGGTGTGAAGCTGGCAGGCCGACAGAAGCTGGCGCGGTCGGGCATCGTGCTCAAGGGGCGCTGGTGGGATGGCCCGGCCGACAGGCAGAACAGACCGCATGCTCATTGAAAGGTACTATATAGCTTTGCTGACGATGACCCTATCATGTAATATTCGGCTCGACATTCCGGTCGGAGGCTATCGGTGACTTCATCGCTGGAAGACAATCCGGAACGGATTGCTGGAACGACCCTCTCGGAGAGGGCTGCTGAAATCTATGCGTCGGTCGACCTGACCTCGCCGCGCGGGATGCCGAAAT
This region of Chelativorans sp. AA-79 genomic DNA includes:
- a CDS encoding amidohydrolase/deacetylase family metallohydrolase translates to MFDLLLRGGRVIDPVRNFDAIADVGLRDGVVAAVGPSLPDDGCRDVRDVSGRLVLPGIVDLHTHVYWGGTSLGVDAEEVAYDSVTATLVDAGSAGPGNFPGFRRHVIERVAPRVLSYINVSFAGIFGFSDAVRIGECEDVRLLNVRECVRVAREHADVIVGVKVRVGMIAGGGSSIAPLDIAIEAAEELGLPVMTHLDFPPPTRREVLERLRRGDILTHCFRSFPNAPSTRDGAVREEVLAARERGVLFDVGHGRGAFGFGTARAMLANGFMPDVISSDLHALCIAPDFDLLITMSKFLCLGIPLADVVRCVTSAPASALRRKDLGSLEPGVATDVSIVELLEGDFEYRDVDGVKLAGRQKLARSGIVLKGRWWDGPADRQNRPHAH